A single genomic interval of Candidatus Methylomirabilota bacterium harbors:
- the gap gene encoding type I glyceraldehyde-3-phosphate dehydrogenase, whose protein sequence is MAVRVGVNGFGRIGRVFFRAALESPELEVVAVNDLADSKTLAHLLKHDSVHGTLNAEVKSKGEAIFVNGREIRVCSAKDPATLPWGEMGVEIVVESTGIFRDRGTSSKHLQAGAKKVVITAPAKDPDITVVLGVNEQKYDPVKHELVSNASCTTNCLATVAKVLLDNFGIKRGFASTVHSYTNDQPIHDFPHKDLRRARAGAVSMIPTTTGAATAVGLVLPELKGKLDGIAIRVPTANVSVVDLTVELAKPATPAAVNDAFRAAAVGPLKGILDATDEELVSVDFNGNAHSSIVDLPSTALVDGNLVKVLAWYDNEWGYSCRVRDLIRYMARSL, encoded by the coding sequence ATGGCGGTGCGCGTAGGAGTCAACGGGTTCGGACGCATCGGTCGGGTCTTCTTTCGGGCCGCACTGGAGTCCCCGGAGCTGGAAGTGGTGGCGGTCAACGACCTGGCCGACTCCAAGACCCTGGCCCACCTGCTCAAGCATGATTCCGTCCACGGCACGCTGAACGCCGAAGTGAAGTCCAAAGGCGAGGCCATCTTCGTCAACGGCCGCGAGATTCGCGTGTGCTCGGCCAAGGACCCCGCGACCCTGCCCTGGGGCGAGATGGGGGTCGAGATCGTGGTCGAGTCCACCGGCATCTTCCGCGATCGGGGCACGTCGTCGAAGCACCTGCAGGCCGGCGCCAAGAAGGTCGTCATCACCGCGCCCGCCAAGGACCCCGACATCACGGTCGTGCTGGGGGTCAACGAGCAGAAGTACGATCCGGTCAAGCACGAGCTGGTCTCCAACGCCTCCTGCACGACCAATTGCCTGGCCACCGTCGCCAAGGTCCTGCTCGACAACTTCGGAATCAAGCGCGGCTTCGCCTCGACCGTCCACTCGTACACGAACGACCAGCCGATCCACGACTTTCCGCACAAGGACCTGCGACGGGCCCGTGCCGGCGCGGTCAGCATGATCCCGACCACGACCGGCGCGGCCACCGCGGTGGGGCTGGTGCTGCCCGAGTTGAAGGGCAAGCTGGACGGCATCGCCATCCGGGTGCCCACCGCCAATGTCTCGGTGGTGGACCTGACGGTGGAGCTGGCCAAGCCGGCCACGCCGGCCGCGGTGAACGACGCCTTCCGCGCGGCCGCGGTGGGGCCGCTCAAGGGCATCCTGGACGCCACCGACGAGGAGCTGGTGTCGGTCGATTTCAACGGCAACGCGCACTCGTCGATCGTGGACCTGCCGTCGACCGCGCTGGTGGACGGCAACCTGGTGAAGGTGCTCGCCTGGTACGACAACGAGTGGGGGTATTCCTGCCGCGTGCGGGACCTGATCCGCTACATGGCGCGGTCGCTGTAA